The genome window aacatatattggaatggagtcgatccaacggtcggaacctatcgaacccggataacgcacaaaatgagaaaatccgttcgatagtcatacgatgtccgaattgagatccatAAAAttctacgcactcgtgacaaccaggAGATCGCATTGGGACAATAATGTACGTTTGCTACAGTGCCCACACGCCTCCACAAGCgctggcagcgcgtgggtgtccaaagcgataacccttcgtcggaaaaactcaacacctcggctcaagactcctatcctaggtacaacaccctatttggagtcacttttgttcttgggcctaccCCAAAAGTGGCCGAAGGTGGCCGGAATCGGAAACCCAAAATCAGCCAAAACCTAAGTTGAAAATCAGTTGACCTACGCTCAAAGTtaacgaaatcctacccaaccatcagctagagcatggaaaataggtagaaaaccataccttactcatCAAATTTGGTGGAGTAACAAGAGAGAACGAGAGGCCGAAAGTTGGGTAAAAATCTGTCAAAACCACTACGTTTCGTGGCTGTTTTCGGCTACCACGACGGCGGATcgaggtggtggtggggtgGAACGGAAAGTAGAAAGTGTGGTGGTTCCAACGGAACCGGTGCCACCCCAAGTGGCGGCTTGTGGTGGCGATGGCGAAGGCGAGATGTTGCTGCCGTCGCAAGGGAGGGGGGTTTTCTGGTtcgcaggagagagagagagagagagagagagagagagagggagagagagagagagagatatatatatatatatatatatatatatatttggttttaaaaaaacgaacttcaaaatatttacgattttgccattgttaaagtttttatcgtaacttcttcgttacaactccgaatcgAGCCCACTATGTATCTACGGACTCAACTCAATACgatctacccaaaaataccagccactgccccaaactctgtccgggtaataaaatgaccaaaatatccctaccccaagggtaaatccgTAAATTcgaaaattaattaacttgagaaatttaatttaggaatttagtttagagtcggggtgttacataaGTATTGCACCTCAACGTTGTTATATGTTATTAAAAACTCACTCGTTACACCGAATCACTTATTCTTCTCTTCTATGGTCTTTCTTTCCCATTCACTCTTATAATTATATCATTTTCATTACTATCCAAACCCGTAAATTGATCTATTCatccatatatattatgaacCATTTTTTGGTCGAACCACAATTAGACTAATTGCATATCGACCAACAAACCATACAAGCATGGAAATATTTTTCAGATTCTCAAGAAGGGGGAAAGATACATGCTTCTCTCATGCACATCCTTCTCTCTTTGACTTGCAGGACTATGGAAAGAAATACAAGGAAAAGCTCAAAGCTTGctattaaaatattgaaaattattGAACTGCAATAAACTTTTAGGCTTGATATAAAGTAATTAACCTTTTTTGGCTCTTGCTTTCtctaaaaaaaacctttttggCTCTTGTATTATCAATATCATTATTACTATttactaaaaacaaataataattatttattgccGTTTTGGTGCCACTTTGTTCTTTGATACAGTGCAAATTGCGagtttaaatataatataactaTTCTGAGGTGGAATAATTAATCTTCATTAGattaattaaatgattaaGATTCTTTTAAATGCGTATAATGCATGGATGCTAAATGTTGAGAGTCGGAATTTAATACTCAACGACAATCTGTTTTTGGAGTTTAAAAGTAAACCCACCTTCCAATATAATGGGCCACAAGGATTTCAGCCCAATATAATGGGCCACAAGGATTTCGGCCCAATATGAAAGCCACACAGCAGTTCCTTCCATTTTTAACTTTAACCTCTCTAATATTTTTACTTGCTGTATTgtctactttttcttttttctctttgcttCTTATTGCTTTGTCCTTAATTTACTAAATGTTAAGTAGCAATAATCAATGGTCTTTTGTTTTACCAAAAATTATCAatggtcctttttttttttaaaaaaaaaaaaaatggcacaTGAGGAAAAAATCACAAACAAAACTTACATAGCACGAACTAAATGGGGCCTAGAGACCCCAATCAGATCATCAACCAAAGCCTCTCCAGCCCAAAGAGGCACCGAGTCAAACCAACAAATACCTATGTCCAGATTATAGCTTCCATTAGCAAGACAGTCTGCCAAGCAATTCCACCCGATAGACATGTTGAAGATCACAAACACTGATCTAATTCTTAAAATTCTAGCAACTATATAACAAACTAGCAAGGGGATGACCCCCAATAATATCAGGATTTTTCATGAGATGCAGAACAAGTACTGAATCCATTTCAATCACAGGATTAGCGATCCCTCGAGCCACAACAATCtgcaaaccaaaaaacaacCCCCATAATTCAGCTTCCAAAATCTGTCATATCCCCAAGTTAACAGAAAATCCACCAACCCAATCTCTCAAGGAAACGAATTACACCCCCAGCACCAATAGCCCCAAAACAAGGCTTACAAGTACCATccacatttaatttaaaagctCCAATCCTAGGATGCACCCAAGCAAGCTCAAGCTgcattttaataaatttaggATTTACATAATTGATGAAACAAAGCCACGCCTTCACAACAGACTTGAATAATCTTCATAGGACAATTAGGCAATCCTCAAGCTAAGCAAAAATATTCTGATTCCTCCACTTCCAGATAAACTAGCAAGTAAAAATAAACATAGTGTGCCAAAGGATTCCTTCCCCCCCAAAAGTTGCCTTAGAACATAGATTACCCATGAGCCAATACTTGACTTCAGCATTAGATAGAGCAGAAACTTTGCTTGGCAAGCAAACAACCCTCCAAACCTCTTTACCTCTGGGACAATCTCTCAAAAGATGCACAACAGATTCAGAAAATCAATTGCAAAAATTGCAAGACGGGTCATTAGTTAACTGCCTTCTTGCCCGTTGTTCATTTGTCAAAATTCTCCCTTGCAAGACTAACcagaagaaaattttaataatcaataGTCTTTGAATCTAGCAAATAATCGTGCAATTCAAATGGATAAGTGGTGATCCGAACTCAACAATTCTCATTACTTTGGTTCCAAATGACTTTATGTTGGTCTCACCATAATGCAAGGCATTCTTTTTGCGTATATGACTAGATGAGTGACGTGATTCATTCACCGTATCAAAAAACTTCTCTTAGAAGAGCGTAActcttttcaaaataattcaCCGTAACTAAATAGTTTAagtcattattattatttttttaaagttagtTCCTTGTGTGATTTATAAATCGAATTGTATTCAAAACAAGATGTTATAATCATATTAAGATATTTCTTAGCTCGGAATATTATTGAGGACTCAAAAGCCCAAGAGAGACTCTCGTTCAAACTAACAGATGTTTTTGCAAAGCATCCATCTAGAAGCAAATTAAGTAGCAAACACACAGTCCTTTCTCCCaaccttccttccttcctcaGGTCAGGTCCATCCTTGAAATGAAGCACACAACAGAAGCTTCTTCTTATTTGACTTTGAAAGCATCAAAACCAACTACAAAATACCCAACAAAAACGAAGCCTCTGCCACGCGTCGAGACATGATatttaattgaaaatgcaTGTGTGCACTTAATTGGCGGCGATAAATAATTCATATTACTCATACAAAggcaacaaacaaacaactgATCTCTCATATTGACTTGTTTGGGCTTGGGGGCCGCCAAGTACGAAATATCTATAAGACTAATgtagcaagaaaaaaaaaaacaccaataAATTCTCTAAGCTCTCCTCCTATCTTCATCTCCTACAATATCAATCCTGCTCATCATGAGTCATtaccaccatcatcatcaccagGCTCCAGGTAAATTACCATATTTAATGTCTGTTTATGTGATTTCATTGGTTAATTAATCCCATTTAATATGTAACTTGGATGTTTACATTTAGCTACTTTACTTTGTCCATGATCAAATATCAACATTTGTGATCAACAAATTGCAGAGGTATATCCACCACCACCCACCTCTTACCCTCCACCGCCTGCCGGCACATATCAAGGGTATCCGCCTCCTCAACCCTATCCAGCGCCACCACCCGTAGTTCACGGATACAATCAAGGTGGTCCATATGTTGTTGCACCACCAGTTGCTTACCCCATGAAACATGATGGTCCTGGATACCCCCAGCAACCACCTCCCTACCCccagcagcaacagcagccAACAAAGTCTCATCATAGTAGGGGTGCTGGATTTTGGACAGGATGGTAAATGAACATTCTGAACTCCCCTTCAATTactttttccaaaataaaatcaactaATTTCTTATCATGTTTATACTTAATTAATTCCATGTTGGTTTCTTTGTATATCGACAGTTGTTCTGCCATGTTCTGTTGCTGCCTCTGCGACTTGTGCTGCTTGCCCTGCTCAATCTTTTAATCTTTTCAAGTGTTGTAACTTCATAATCTTCCCTTTTTCTGTCCACTATGTTTACTTCCATACAGTGAGATTGATTCTCTTTTGTGTAAAGTTTTGCAATAATACATGCAAATTTGCTACATGCATATGTTACTAGGTGTcctaattataaaattattatactCAATTTATGTCTAATCTTCACTAGCTTATATATATGACACTATGTCCCATGTTATAAATGCTGCATTGCAATGCAACAAACATACTACGAGAAACTTTAATTAGCTTGAAGAGACTTTTCCACCAgcttaattataaattaaggCCTTCATGGCAAACCATCTTTGACTAATCTCCCTATTAAAGAACATTAAACTCATGAAGCCTTGTTTGGCGGGCTAGCTTGGACATGATTAttctaattaaatcaaattagTGATTTAGCCGATATTTGGTGCACCAATAGTCACTAGTCGAGGCATGGGGTCACAAGGAAACAAGGCTCAAAGCCAAGTCCTACTCTAATCAGTCTTTTCCAACACTTAAAACCCACTATGTTTTGATAAGTTGAACTGAATTgaaatatttcaattaaaatggaTAAGAATTTTGGCGTTGTTTGGTGTACTGGAATTGAACTTATTAAATTGAACAACACTCTAACATATTATGTCTTACAAATCTCACCTAGAAGAGTGAGACTCATAAAATTTACCTTCGACtcaattccaattccaatccAAGACTAGCCACCAAATGAGTTGAGGACATACTATTTAGGTCCGCAAATACGTCCACTTTCTATATTGTTAAAGCATTTAATATATCTTCCTGAATTTTCATAAAGCCTTAATCATAGGAATATTATATCTATATATGATAAAAACATAGAGCAATGAAGCAATATGGGAAAATTAAATCAAAGCTGAAAAGATAAATCACTTGGGCCAAGTATGTATGTAGATTCGATAGTCTTGGACTCTTGGTTTGTTGGTTTGTTGGTTTGTCTACTATTTAGGCCAGGCCTGGCCTGGTTTGCTCTAGTGGgcttttttgtaatttctcATCTTTAATTGCCCATTTGTGAAACCAACACCCTCTAACAACCAAAAgtatataaagtaaaaaccCCTTCGCTAAACCGCTTCCTCTTCCCGCAGCCTCCGAGTTTGCTTAGGGTTTTCAACATTTTCTCGGAAAAACCAAAGAGGAACCGAAAATGGTGAAATTTCTCAAGGCAAACAAAGCGGTGGTGCTCCTGCAGGGACGATACGCTGGCAGGAAAGCCGTGATCGTGAAATCCTTCGAGGAAGGGACACGTGACAGGCCGTACGGGCACTGTTTGGTTGCGGGGATAGCCAAGTACCCGAGCAAGGTGATCAGAAAGGACTCGGCGAAGAAGACGGCGAAGAAGTCCCGGGTCAAGGCCTTCGTGAAGCTCGTGAACTACCAGCACGTGATGCCGACGCGCTACAACCTGGACGTCGACCTGAAGGAGGTGCTCACGGTGGACGCGTTGCAGACACGCGACAAGAAGGTAGCGGCGAAGAAGGAGATCAAGGCCCGGTTGGAGGACCGGTTCAAGAGTGGCAAGAACCGGTGGTTCTTTACCAAGCTTAGGTTCTGAGTCGTTTGGCTCCCTCTCTAtgtttttccaattttggTTGTTATGTGATACTAGCATATAATTTTGAGGATTATTATTGcaagttttgttttaaatttgtgCTTAATTTTCTGTTCATTTTTCCCAAGAATTATATTTGAAAATCACTATGAACTAACTAACTGTCAATTAGATTAGATATATCAATGGTCTTTAAATCTAGCAAATAATAGTTtaagtaattttaaaaaaaaatgcaaacatAAAATATGTGTTAACAATATTAAGATATTTCttagcttcttcttctttgacttTGAAAGCATCATTAACCAATCAACTTCCCACAAAATATCCAATGCCACGTGTACTATATTGACGCGTCCCTTTGGTTTTGGCGGCTGCCAGCCAAGTACGACTGTCTAGCCAGAAAACCAAGATATTTGCTTAAGCTCTCCTCCAATCAATTTTTATCCCCCAGACTGGTTCCATATGGTTATCTCCTACTTTTGACACAAAAGCCGCAAGCTAGTGCGTTGCCTTATTACACTGAAGGGGAGTGTCTTTCAAAACTACCTGCTGCAACTGTCCAGCAAGCATCTGGATATCAAAAACAATCTAAGCTCTCCTCCTATCTTCATCTCCTACACTATCAATCTTTAGCGTATATTATATAGACTGCTCATCATGAGTCACGACCACCACAATAATCACCAGGCTCCAGGTAAATTACCAAATTGCTTATACTATCTTCATCTCCTACACTATCAATCtttagcatatatatatatatatatatatatatatatatatagtttgttTACTTTGTTCATGATCAAATATCAACCAGTTGCTTACCCCATGAAACATGATGGTCCTGAATGCCCCCAACAACCACCTCCCTGCCCCGAGCCTGCAGAGTCTCATCATCGAAAGGGTGCTGGATTTTGCACAGGATGGTAATTGAACATTCTCAACCCCCttaaattacatttttctcaaGTAAAATAAAGGGCTAATATGTTATCATGTTTATACGTAATTCCATATTGGTTTCTTTGTATCGACAGTTGTTTTGCCATGTGTAGCTGCTTTTGCGACTTGTGTTGCATGCAGTGGCAGACCTATTAAGGAGAAAGGAAGTTCAGCTGCACCTCCGTCTTTGAAAAATCACCTAGAGAGGTCGGAGTTTGCCCCTTTTGTGGTGCtcaccctaaaccctaaaccatccCTTCCTCTCACCTCATGTCATCATGAGCAATAGTACTCGTTCATAATCATGTCATCATATAATTTTGAGGAGGATTATTATtgcaagttttgtttttaatttgtgcTTAATTTTGTGTTCATTTTGCCAAGAGTTATATTTACTATGAACTATCAGTCGATTGTTACATTGCATGATTTTGATGTCCGTTTATAAGTAGTTTAGATATATCAACTATGACATAATGTGCCTAAAACATTGGTAGTAAAACTCAACTGGGACAGTTAAGTTATATACAAGGCCAAAAAGGCGCCTTTTTGCATATCCAAACCTTGGAGTTGGAATGCAGccctattttcattttaagcTCCTGTTTACAAGCTGCTATTCACACATGCGGAGGAGGATTGGAGAACATGATCTCTTAAACGGAGCACATGGCACGGCACCGGTGGACCACCGGTATAAGACCTTCTATACCCCATATGTAACATTGTCGAGATAATGGATTAAAACTAGCTAACAATTCATGAAAAACGAAGACACCCTAAATATGAACCTCGTCGCCAAAATAGATAAAAActagctataaaaaaaatcatgtgaTAACTCAACATCAAGATTAGCctaaaagaaaattgcaaaAGTTTCTGTGTGGGATATTGCATATAGCTTCAAAGAAGCTTGCAAAAATTTCCGTATGATCTGCCTGGTTGTAGACGCCACGAAAAAGTGGTGGGGGCTAAGGTGATCCAGGCTCGATTGGAGTACCGGTAAGAACTCTAATTTTAGATCATGATGAACCCCGCTTGTAATGTTTATATTCATAAGTACAcaaaatacttttattttttttccaagcaTTCATAAAATACAAGCCACGAGTTTACGATATCTTCTTTAGCATTGGCAACACTTCAACAACCAATTGTATCATCACCAACGGGTTCAcgatctttttatttatacaagacCACCTGCATATCCAACCTTGGAGAATGCAGATCTGTTTTCATGACAAGCTCCTATTTACAAGTTACTAACACGGGGATTTGGGCACATGAATGGCTATATACAGATGAGCATTGTCTTTCACGAAATACCACTGATGATGCATCTGACTTATATTCAGGCATCGACCGACACGCTTAGAGCATTAAGTTCGACATGCTGCTTCCCCTCATTCTGAGGGTGAACAGTAACAGTTGCACAGGCCTCAGCTCCCCCATCAGAAACAGAGATGGACCTTACCATTGGCCTTTCATCAGCAGCTACTTTATCGTCGTGATCATGGTCTTGGTCTTGGGAGATGATTTCCCACTCCTCTTTTAGAGATGTTACTTCCAAACCTTTATCCTTGTGCTTCTCCATTTCGAAAGCAGTGGGTAGAATGACATAATCGTTTAGAGGGTTGTAGAAAGGGTCATGGTCTGCCTTTAACCAGCACTTGAGTATCCGGAATACATGGTGCTCGCAAAGAATTCCCCGATGCTCACCAGGGACTCCAACCCTTGCTGCAGCATTTAGCCCATCTGCCTGGAATTGGCAAACGAAAGTCGAGTAAAAAGACggtgaaaaaaatattctaaCTTCTCGCCAATCACTAAAGCAAATGTGAATAAGTGAAAATTATGGACAGGCAAGTCAACGAACCTTGGCTGATTCTGCTGGAACTGTCCCATCACCATCAACGCATACATATTTTGGCTGATTAAAGGCAAAAACGAGTTAGGTTTTGTAATTGATGATCAAACGAAAACACCATATCACATTCGAAGATAATAACCTGGAAATATCGTAGCTGTCGTAGATCTGTGACAGGTGTTTCCTCATTTCCATAGCTGCAGAGTAGTGAATTTGACTTAGATATTAAATTAAGGCATACTAAAAGAAATTCGTATATGGAAACATTTTATTATAACTTGAAGATTCTGATCTACAACTGTCTAAAAATAGCAGTTGCAAGTAGCAGAAAGGTTGTATCAAAAGATTCATAGGAGGTATTACCAAACACTATGAGGTGTCTCGAGATTGATCCCATATATATTGTAGAATTTAACTTGAGGAGGAACTTTAGCACGAGATATAATCTTGCGTGTTTCATTAGCCCATTTCAAGATTTCCATATTAAATGGTAGGGGAAGATCCTCACCATTATAATTGACCTGAAATTATGAAAACATGAACTTTGAGTTTAAGCAAGCCATACAAGTGCATGATAAAATAAGCCACACATATGCGGTGCTTACCGTATTACTTGATAGAGCTTCCTTGAAAATTTCTACACTCTCTGCCAGGGGGTAAGACTCAAGGATAATTTGAGAGTTCCCATCACCATCAAGTCTTTCTCTCCACATTTCTAGAAGTGGAATGTGTTCCCAGTGAAAATCAAGACAGGCCATCAACTCATATACTGATGGACATTCAATAAGCTGGAACATTAAAACAAACCCTAGTAAGAAAAAATATGgatgaaagaaacaaatgcTTAAGGTCTAGGAAGTTAACTGCCCAAGAAATGGACTCATACCAGCTGGTGCATGCTccattttgatataaaaaagtTCTGTTCCCACCCATCCACAAATGACATTCCATTTAA of Prunus dulcis chromosome 4, ALMONDv2, whole genome shotgun sequence contains these proteins:
- the LOC117626565 gene encoding cysteine-rich and transmembrane domain-containing protein WIH2-like; translated protein: MSHYHHHHHQAPEVYPPPPTSYPPPPAGTYQGYPPPQPYPAPPPVVHGYNQGGPYVVAPPVAYPMKHDGPGYPQQPPPYPQQQQQPTKSHHSRGAGFWTGCCSAMFCCCLCDLCCLPCSIF
- the LOC117625704 gene encoding lecithin-cholesterol acyltransferase-like 4 yields the protein MTMLLEEIVQSVELWLKLIKKPQPYVDPNLDPVLLVPGIAGSILNAVDDENGTEERVWVRILGADYKFRTKLWSRFDPSTGKTVSLDPKARIVVPEGRYGLEAIDALDPDMVIGQECVYYFHDMIVEFTKWGFQEGKTLFGFGYDFRQSNRLQETLDRLAEKLEAVYNAAGGKKINIITHSMGGLLVKCFMCLHTDVFEKYVKNWIAIAAPFQGAPGYITSTFLNGMSFVDGWEQNFFISKWSMHQLLIECPSVYELMACLDFHWEHIPLLEMWRERLDGDGNSQIILESYPLAESVEIFKEALSSNTVNYNGEDLPLPFNMEILKWANETRKIISRAKVPPQVKFYNIYGINLETPHSVCYGNEETPVTDLRQLRYFQPKYVCVDGDGTVPAESAKADGLNAAARVGVPGEHRGILCEHHVFRILKCWLKADHDPFYNPLNDYVILPTAFEMEKHKDKGLEVTSLKEEWEIISQDQDHDHDDKVAADERPMVRSISVSDGGAEACATVTVHPQNEGKQHVELNALSVSVDA
- the LOC117624864 gene encoding 60S ribosomal protein L27-3 → MVKFLKANKAVVLLQGRYAGRKAVIVKSFEEGTRDRPYGHCLVAGIAKYPSKVIRKDSAKKTAKKSRVKAFVKLVNYQHVMPTRYNLDVDLKEVLTVDALQTRDKKVAAKKEIKARLEDRFKSGKNRWFFTKLRF